The following proteins come from a genomic window of Streptomyces sp. NBC_01716:
- a CDS encoding ABC transporter ATP-binding protein, which yields MSVVTVAELAVDYGSGRRARRVVEDVHLAIDAGSTLGLVGESGSGKSTVARAIAGLVRPAAGTITRPTGRRSLQMVFQDPTSSLNPRMVVGQVFAEALRVGGNEATPEALAETVHLEPRHLEKYPHELSGGQRQRVAIGRALAVRPSVLIFDEVTSALDVSIQKSILDMLLELQDRAGFGALFISHDLAVVRQMCDETAVMCQGRIIEHALTEDLFSAPREPYTQKLLAAVPGSPYSAPESDEQLGPEGGTQSEEGKQ from the coding sequence GCAGAGCTCGCCGTCGACTACGGCTCCGGGCGGCGAGCCCGCCGTGTGGTCGAAGACGTGCACCTTGCGATCGATGCCGGTAGCACCTTGGGGCTGGTCGGTGAGTCCGGCTCCGGCAAGTCGACAGTGGCAAGGGCGATCGCCGGCCTGGTGCGTCCCGCCGCGGGGACCATCACACGTCCAACGGGCCGTCGGTCACTGCAGATGGTCTTCCAAGACCCTACGTCGTCGCTCAACCCACGCATGGTCGTCGGTCAAGTCTTCGCCGAGGCACTGAGGGTCGGGGGAAACGAGGCCACGCCCGAGGCGCTCGCCGAGACCGTCCACCTGGAGCCACGACATCTGGAGAAGTATCCGCACGAACTCTCGGGAGGACAGCGGCAGCGCGTGGCGATCGGCCGTGCACTCGCGGTGCGGCCGAGCGTGCTGATCTTCGATGAAGTCACCTCCGCGCTGGACGTCTCGATTCAGAAGTCCATCCTCGACATGCTGCTGGAGCTCCAGGACCGCGCGGGGTTCGGTGCGCTGTTCATCTCTCACGACCTGGCCGTGGTTCGTCAGATGTGCGACGAGACCGCAGTCATGTGTCAAGGACGCATCATCGAGCACGCCTTGACGGAGGACCTCTTCTCGGCTCCCCGGGAGCCATACACACAGAAGTTGCTGGCCGCTGTCCCCGGCTCTCCGTACTCCGCGCCCGAGTCGGACGAACAGCTCGGGCCAGAGGGCGGCACTCAATCCGAGGAGGGCAAGCAGTGA
- a CDS encoding pyridoxal phosphate-dependent aminotransferase encodes MNALTDLGRLPALELADWAFRHNPALIPVAGAPVLEMPEHVVDAVRVSASRTHPRETQGALSLRHAIAAMVRERDGVCVDPEHELLVAHGATHALSVCLGSVCSPGDEIIVPAPSYFFDGPIARAGAVPRHVAGTPGEAWALDIAGIEAAVTARTRAILLCNPVNPTGRVLTSAELRAVIRIAGRHGALVIVDESFSHFVYDGAFVPISGFREEYPELVSVQSLTKNYAFASWRVGYLVASAERIRTATRCLEWEAIHVGAVPQAAAEAALTGPRDWIDQAIGQYPAKRSMMVGILRDAGFPVVTPAGGVAAFADFSVTGLRGRELERHLVDLGILALAGDRFHGPANHARMLFGGDFPAIESTGHALMASRTGLRTGH; translated from the coding sequence GTGAACGCGCTCACCGATCTGGGTCGCCTGCCGGCGCTCGAGCTGGCCGACTGGGCTTTCCGGCACAACCCGGCGCTCATCCCGGTCGCGGGTGCTCCAGTCCTGGAGATGCCAGAGCATGTGGTCGACGCGGTGCGCGTCAGCGCCTCACGCACCCACCCTCGTGAGACACAGGGCGCGTTGTCGCTGCGGCACGCGATCGCCGCCATGGTGCGCGAGCGAGACGGCGTCTGCGTCGATCCCGAGCACGAGCTGCTGGTAGCGCACGGCGCTACACATGCCTTGAGCGTCTGCCTCGGTTCCGTGTGCTCGCCGGGCGACGAGATCATCGTCCCGGCGCCCAGCTACTTCTTCGACGGACCCATTGCGAGGGCCGGGGCTGTTCCTCGTCACGTCGCGGGTACCCCGGGTGAAGCCTGGGCACTCGACATCGCGGGGATCGAAGCCGCCGTCACCGCGCGGACGCGTGCCATCTTGTTGTGCAACCCCGTCAACCCCACGGGGCGGGTCCTCACCTCGGCCGAACTGCGTGCGGTGATCCGGATCGCCGGCCGCCACGGGGCACTGGTGATTGTCGACGAGTCGTTCAGCCACTTCGTCTACGACGGAGCCTTCGTCCCGATCAGCGGATTCCGCGAGGAGTACCCGGAGCTGGTGAGCGTGCAGAGTCTCACCAAGAACTACGCGTTTGCTTCCTGGCGGGTCGGCTACCTGGTCGCTTCGGCTGAGCGGATCCGTACCGCCACCCGGTGCCTGGAGTGGGAAGCCATCCACGTCGGTGCGGTGCCGCAGGCGGCCGCCGAAGCGGCCCTGACCGGACCGCGCGACTGGATCGACCAAGCGATCGGGCAGTATCCCGCGAAGCGGTCGATGATGGTCGGGATCCTGCGCGACGCCGGTTTCCCGGTCGTGACTCCAGCGGGTGGGGTGGCTGCTTTCGCCGACTTCTCCGTCACCGGCCTGAGAGGTCGTGAACTGGAGCGTCACCTGGTGGACCTCGGGATTCTCGCGTTGGCGGGAGACAGGTTCCACGGGCCGGCGAATCATGCCCGGATGTTGTTCGGGGGCGACTTTCCGGCAATCGAGTCAACCGGGCACGCTCTCATGGCGAGCCGGACGGGCCTGCGTACCGGCCACTGA
- a CDS encoding hydantoinase/oxoprolinase family protein has protein sequence MSDDEMATDTRAGVTWLVAADIGGTFTDLIALSSRGEVVPMKVLSTPPDFESGVLDGLGLTMTAGSIAPDAVSGILHATTVATNTILEGRGSRTALITTSGFRDVLELGRLRRPLLYDLSWRKPVPLARRRHRYEVRQRIAADGSILREVAVDEVGELADQLRRDGVEAVAVCLINSHVRPDQERLVTELLRSHLPDVYATASVDLSPEAGEFERSSTAVVNSYVGPVVRDYVRALVSGLRSRGVGARLAIMQSSGGLLDAQTVVERPAQIIESGPAAGVIAVQKLARLLELQNVVAFDMGGTTAKASLIENGQPFVATDYEVGGGMNITRSMGKGAGYALRVPSIDIAEVGAGGGSIIGVDAAGVMHVGPESAGSRPGPACYGQGGTQPTLTDANVVLGYINPGSIAGGRVEISPALARQSVEPAAETIGVTVEEAAQGAYAVAVSNMVKAVKAVTSERGRDPRAATMVAFGGAGPLYGAAIARELGIEKVVVPVHTGLFSSIGLLVADTELEMTRPFHSEMSDPAVLGKEFDELSDGVVEALRLAGAKSGIETERILDMRYRGQRFELRVPLVDREVDDALLKNARADFHAEHLRTYGREGTDDLVEIVNLRVKGFVPNPISIDEALRLPSEGAATSARNTRPCYFNSLMPTPVVERAHLSGVPEPGPLIIEDMDSTTVVPPGASARLDSHNNVIITWTKDEDASR, from the coding sequence ATGAGCGACGACGAGATGGCCACCGACACACGTGCGGGCGTCACCTGGCTTGTAGCGGCGGACATCGGCGGAACCTTCACCGATCTCATCGCCCTGAGCTCGCGCGGTGAGGTAGTGCCCATGAAAGTACTCTCGACTCCTCCCGACTTCGAGTCGGGGGTGCTCGACGGACTGGGTCTGACGATGACCGCAGGGTCGATCGCGCCTGACGCGGTGTCGGGAATCCTGCACGCGACCACCGTCGCGACAAACACGATCCTGGAAGGTCGCGGGTCACGAACGGCTCTGATCACCACATCGGGCTTCCGGGACGTGCTCGAACTCGGGCGCCTACGCCGACCGTTGCTCTACGACCTGTCCTGGCGCAAGCCGGTGCCGCTCGCGCGACGACGTCATCGCTACGAGGTGCGGCAGCGTATCGCGGCCGACGGGTCGATCCTGCGGGAGGTCGCCGTCGACGAGGTCGGCGAGCTGGCCGACCAGCTCCGTCGTGACGGCGTCGAGGCCGTCGCGGTCTGCCTCATCAACTCCCATGTCCGACCTGATCAGGAACGGCTGGTCACGGAACTGCTGAGGTCGCACCTCCCGGACGTCTACGCCACCGCGTCTGTGGACTTGTCGCCAGAGGCCGGGGAGTTCGAGCGGAGCAGCACGGCCGTCGTCAACTCCTACGTCGGCCCGGTCGTCCGGGACTACGTTCGCGCCCTGGTCTCGGGCCTGCGCTCTCGAGGGGTGGGTGCGCGCTTGGCGATCATGCAGTCTTCCGGCGGACTCCTGGATGCCCAGACCGTCGTGGAGCGGCCGGCTCAAATCATCGAGTCGGGGCCGGCTGCCGGCGTGATCGCCGTCCAGAAGCTGGCCAGGCTCCTGGAGCTGCAGAACGTGGTGGCCTTCGACATGGGAGGCACGACCGCCAAGGCTTCCCTCATCGAGAACGGTCAGCCGTTCGTCGCGACCGACTATGAGGTCGGCGGCGGGATGAACATCACCCGCAGCATGGGCAAGGGTGCCGGTTACGCACTCCGGGTCCCGTCCATCGACATCGCGGAGGTTGGCGCCGGCGGCGGCAGCATCATCGGCGTCGACGCGGCCGGGGTGATGCATGTCGGGCCTGAGAGTGCGGGGTCGCGGCCGGGACCGGCCTGCTACGGACAGGGTGGCACGCAGCCGACACTGACCGATGCGAACGTCGTACTCGGATACATCAATCCGGGGTCCATCGCCGGTGGACGCGTGGAGATCTCGCCCGCACTCGCCCGGCAGTCCGTCGAGCCCGCCGCGGAGACCATCGGGGTCACCGTCGAGGAGGCAGCGCAGGGCGCATACGCAGTGGCGGTGTCGAACATGGTCAAGGCGGTCAAGGCCGTGACCAGTGAGCGCGGGCGGGACCCCCGGGCCGCGACGATGGTGGCCTTCGGGGGCGCGGGACCGCTCTACGGCGCGGCCATCGCGCGAGAGCTCGGTATCGAGAAGGTGGTCGTCCCCGTCCACACAGGTTTGTTCAGCAGTATCGGCCTGCTCGTCGCTGACACCGAATTGGAGATGACTCGTCCGTTCCACTCGGAGATGTCCGATCCGGCCGTTCTGGGCAAGGAGTTCGACGAACTCAGCGATGGCGTCGTCGAGGCCCTCAGGCTCGCGGGGGCCAAGTCCGGGATCGAGACCGAACGTATTCTCGACATGCGCTACCGGGGCCAGCGCTTCGAGCTCCGGGTGCCGCTCGTCGATCGCGAGGTCGACGACGCGCTCCTCAAGAACGCTCGAGCCGACTTCCACGCCGAGCACCTGAGGACCTACGGGCGCGAAGGAACTGACGATCTCGTCGAAATCGTCAACTTGAGGGTCAAGGGGTTCGTCCCGAACCCCATCAGCATCGACGAAGCCCTGCGCCTGCCCAGCGAAGGCGCGGCGACGTCGGCCAGGAACACGCGTCCGTGCTACTTCAACTCGCTGATGCCGACGCCCGTCGTGGAGCGGGCGCACCTGAGCGGTGTCCCGGAGCCCGGGCCGCTGATCATCGAGGACATGGACTCAACCACGGTCGTGCCACCAGGAGCCTCTGCCCGGCTCGACTCCCACAACAACGTGATCATCACGTGGACGAAGGACGAGGACGCAAGCCGATGA
- a CDS encoding hydantoinase B/oxoprolinase family protein: MSTFTIRDGAGFEVFRNAITGLADEMAITILRTAHSQIVASSMDFSSALCDARGQIVAQANTCPVHLGSIPDAMEAVLDQFGADLSDGDVFILNDPDRGGMHLPDIFTVSPVFLDERLLGFSVTVVNHTDVGGWAAGSMAVQSTSIFAEGVQIPPVRLVNGGVLNEDLHQLILRNVREPHLLDGDLQSQLSACHAGGAGMRALAVKYGVEEFDRLCGELLRYSESLVRAALVEAPDGVYSFEDQIDDDGIESGPIPFKVEVTLEGGDIAFDFTGSSPQVASALNATASFTRSACYAALQGALGSDIPANSGFYRAFRFVIPEGSILSGRRPSARGARGLVGYRLIDTVLGALAPAFPDRVPAAGDGGPNSVAIGVVEDDGSSVILWDVLCGSWGATVGGDGNDGISPLGANLANTPVEELEQSGHIRIDGYGYLPDTGGPGTYRGGVSTFRDMTVLHDTATMQIRSDRRDSRPYGLAGGLEGRPSANVLNSGTPDEQLLPTKPHLTVRGGSRHRQVTAGAGGYGDPLRREPVRVLDDVLDGKVSVEGALRDYGVVIDRDTSVVMEPGTSNERAARVAAHSGDM; the protein is encoded by the coding sequence ATGAGTACATTCACCATTCGGGACGGCGCCGGCTTCGAGGTGTTCCGCAACGCCATCACGGGCCTCGCCGACGAGATGGCGATCACGATCCTCAGGACCGCCCACTCGCAGATCGTCGCCTCGAGCATGGACTTCTCCTCGGCGTTGTGCGACGCCAGAGGCCAGATCGTCGCCCAGGCCAACACCTGTCCGGTGCACCTCGGCTCGATTCCCGATGCGATGGAGGCCGTACTCGACCAGTTCGGTGCCGACCTGTCGGACGGCGATGTCTTCATCCTGAACGATCCCGACCGGGGAGGTATGCACCTGCCGGACATCTTCACCGTCTCGCCGGTGTTCCTGGACGAGCGGCTCCTGGGATTTTCGGTCACCGTCGTCAACCACACCGATGTGGGCGGGTGGGCCGCCGGGTCGATGGCAGTCCAGTCGACATCGATCTTCGCCGAGGGTGTGCAGATCCCACCGGTCCGCCTCGTCAATGGCGGCGTCCTCAACGAGGACCTCCACCAGCTCATCCTGCGCAACGTCCGCGAACCGCATCTGCTTGACGGTGACCTCCAGTCGCAGTTGTCCGCCTGCCATGCCGGTGGTGCGGGCATGCGCGCACTCGCGGTCAAGTACGGCGTCGAGGAGTTCGACCGTCTGTGCGGTGAGCTGCTCAGGTACTCGGAGAGCCTGGTCAGGGCGGCCCTCGTCGAGGCACCCGACGGCGTCTACTCCTTCGAGGACCAGATCGACGACGACGGGATCGAGTCCGGCCCTATCCCCTTCAAGGTCGAGGTCACGCTTGAGGGTGGCGACATCGCCTTCGACTTCACCGGTTCATCGCCCCAGGTCGCGTCCGCGCTCAACGCCACCGCGTCGTTCACTCGGTCTGCGTGCTACGCGGCGCTGCAAGGAGCCCTGGGTTCCGACATCCCCGCGAACAGCGGCTTCTACCGAGCGTTCCGGTTCGTGATCCCGGAGGGGTCCATCCTCTCGGGCCGCCGCCCATCCGCGCGGGGTGCCCGAGGGCTCGTGGGTTACCGGCTGATCGATACCGTGCTGGGCGCGCTCGCGCCGGCGTTCCCTGACCGGGTGCCTGCCGCAGGAGACGGAGGCCCGAACTCGGTCGCCATCGGTGTCGTGGAGGACGACGGGTCATCGGTCATCCTGTGGGACGTGTTGTGCGGCTCGTGGGGCGCCACGGTCGGCGGCGACGGGAACGACGGCATCAGCCCGCTGGGTGCCAACCTGGCGAACACTCCGGTGGAGGAGTTGGAGCAGTCGGGTCACATCCGCATCGACGGGTACGGGTATCTGCCCGACACCGGTGGTCCGGGGACCTATCGCGGAGGAGTCTCGACGTTCCGCGACATGACCGTGCTTCACGACACCGCCACCATGCAGATCCGGTCGGATCGCCGCGACAGCCGCCCCTACGGGCTCGCCGGCGGACTGGAGGGCAGACCCTCGGCGAACGTGCTGAACAGCGGGACACCTGACGAGCAGTTGCTTCCGACGAAGCCGCACCTGACGGTGCGTGGAGGCAGCCGTCACCGGCAGGTGACGGCAGGCGCCGGTGGGTACGGCGACCCGCTCCGTCGAGAGCCAGTGCGTGTGCTGGACGACGTGCTCGACGGCAAGGTCTCCGTCGAGGGAGCCCTGCGGGACTACGGAGTGGTGATCGACCGTGACACCAGTGTCGTCATGGAGCCCGGGACGAGCAACGAGCGGGCCGCGCGCGTGGCCGCGCACTCGGGGGACATGTGA
- a CDS encoding class I adenylate-forming enzyme family protein has protein sequence MGTAPAPADPLAVVHEVSRRLCAAGDLDDTEFATVVARLGPPQGQKIVCLVGPHRAFAPAAPVARSPLPDPEAERWTTVLTDAVLRDYLLPALRRHGPRRALVADGTTWTYAELEGTARKLAGHLLDLGVTPGTPVALILGNSAEYVIADLAIVLLGAARVPLNLMLSRDEQAFILADSGAPVCLVLSDRMDAVEAARTLGADPRLVIVGGPRDSWRQALAHPPLTALPAVPTDAPALIMYTGGTTGRPKGVLHHQRGTAANLLSHLLEMEIRADDVLMLTSPLPHSAQFLLQAALAKGASVFLENRFDPEQVLDRIEQDRVTYLFLVPTMIYRLLDAVTGRKTFDSGSLGTILYGAAPITADRLKQGLRTFGPVFMQLYAQSEAPNFLTRLRRDDHRLDPAGIARLASCGQAVVMADVRVVREDGSVCDPREVGEVTALTPYTMNGYLGRDAETAEVLRGGRLYTGDLGYLDEDGYLYLVDRKKDMIITGGLNVYSGEVEQALSQIPGVKHVAVAGIPHPDWGEAVVAFVVPDGTEVTPVSVTEEAHGRLTAYKRPKAVVFVPALPMTSVGKVDKKELRESWTEW, from the coding sequence ATGGGCACGGCCCCCGCACCTGCCGATCCTCTCGCCGTCGTTCACGAGGTGTCGCGCCGGCTGTGCGCGGCCGGCGATCTCGACGACACCGAGTTCGCCACCGTCGTGGCCCGACTCGGCCCGCCCCAGGGGCAGAAAATCGTCTGCCTGGTGGGCCCGCACCGCGCTTTCGCCCCGGCCGCGCCGGTCGCCCGCTCGCCGCTCCCCGACCCAGAAGCAGAGAGGTGGACCACCGTGCTTACTGACGCCGTTCTACGGGACTACCTGCTCCCCGCCTTGCGCCGCCACGGCCCACGCCGGGCACTGGTCGCCGACGGGACGACCTGGACCTACGCCGAGCTGGAGGGGACCGCGCGCAAGCTGGCCGGTCACCTCCTGGACCTCGGTGTCACACCCGGCACACCCGTGGCGCTGATCCTCGGCAACAGCGCCGAGTATGTCATCGCGGACCTGGCGATCGTGCTCCTCGGTGCCGCCAGGGTGCCGCTGAATCTGATGCTCTCGCGAGACGAGCAGGCCTTCATCCTGGCCGACTCCGGGGCACCGGTCTGCCTCGTGCTGAGCGACCGGATGGACGCGGTCGAGGCGGCCCGCACACTCGGTGCCGATCCCCGCCTGGTGATCGTGGGCGGCCCTCGCGACTCCTGGAGGCAGGCCCTCGCGCACCCCCCGCTGACGGCCCTGCCGGCGGTGCCGACCGACGCACCCGCCTTGATCATGTACACCGGCGGCACCACAGGCCGGCCCAAGGGCGTGCTGCACCACCAGCGCGGGACGGCCGCGAACCTGCTGTCTCATCTCCTCGAGATGGAGATCCGGGCCGACGACGTCCTGATGCTCACCTCGCCGCTGCCGCACAGCGCCCAGTTCCTCCTCCAGGCCGCCCTCGCCAAGGGAGCCTCGGTGTTCCTCGAGAACCGCTTCGACCCCGAGCAGGTGCTCGACCGGATCGAGCAGGACCGGGTCACGTACCTCTTCCTCGTACCCACGATGATCTACCGGCTGCTCGACGCGGTGACCGGGCGCAAGACCTTCGACAGCGGTTCCCTGGGCACGATCCTGTACGGCGCGGCCCCGATCACCGCCGACCGCCTGAAGCAGGGGCTGCGCACGTTCGGTCCGGTGTTCATGCAGCTCTACGCCCAGTCCGAGGCACCCAACTTCCTCACCCGGCTTCGCCGCGACGACCACCGGCTCGACCCTGCCGGTATCGCGCGCCTCGCCAGCTGCGGCCAGGCCGTGGTGATGGCGGATGTACGGGTCGTGCGCGAGGACGGGAGTGTCTGCGACCCGAGGGAGGTCGGCGAGGTCACGGCGCTCACGCCGTACACCATGAACGGCTACCTCGGCCGTGACGCCGAGACGGCCGAGGTCCTGCGCGGCGGCCGGCTGTACACCGGAGACCTCGGATACCTCGACGAGGACGGCTATCTGTACCTGGTCGACCGTAAGAAGGACATGATCATCACCGGCGGACTCAATGTGTACTCGGGCGAGGTCGAGCAGGCGCTCTCCCAGATCCCCGGAGTCAAGCACGTCGCCGTGGCCGGCATCCCGCATCCCGACTGGGGCGAAGCGGTGGTGGCCTTCGTCGTACCGGACGGCACCGAGGTCACCCCCGTGTCCGTCACCGAGGAGGCCCACGGGCGGCTGACAGCTTACAAGCGCCCCAAAGCGGTCGTGTTCGTCCCCGCCCTGCCGATGACCTCTGTCGGCAAGGTCGACAAGAAGGAACTGCGAGAAAGCTGGACCGAATGGTGA
- a CDS encoding thiolase domain-containing protein: protein MVTREAPLILGWGHTPFGKQPDHTLESLIVTAGRSALADASVDPGEIDLVVLAHYNSGMNPLGFPSSLALQIDDALFGVPAIRVENACASGSTAVHVALNHLLAGTARRALVIGAEKMSGVPAATVGAALLGADYEMAGKTSDTGFAGLFARVAVEYERRHGPVGDILGAIAAKSHRLGARSPFSHLRKELSEEFCSTVSEQNPMVAAPLRRTDCSPVSDGAAALVLGWEPTSAHHPAVRVAGWAHASDHLPAARRDALAFAATELAWNRALTGSGVRVSDLDLIELHDCFTIAELNLYEVIGLAPRGEGRRVLEDGTVLPGGRLPVNPSGGLKSKGHPVGATGVSQHVLVSMQLTGTFPGAQISDARLGAVHNMGGLAVANHVSVLAATE from the coding sequence ATGGTGACACGTGAGGCGCCGCTGATCCTGGGCTGGGGACACACCCCGTTCGGGAAACAGCCGGACCACACCCTCGAATCCTTGATCGTGACGGCCGGCCGGTCAGCGCTGGCGGACGCATCGGTCGACCCGGGGGAGATCGACCTGGTGGTCCTCGCACACTACAACTCGGGCATGAACCCGCTGGGATTCCCCTCGTCCCTGGCGCTGCAGATCGACGACGCTCTGTTCGGGGTACCGGCCATACGCGTCGAGAACGCCTGCGCCTCTGGTTCCACCGCGGTTCATGTGGCGCTGAACCATCTGCTCGCCGGTACCGCCCGCAGGGCGTTGGTGATCGGCGCGGAGAAAATGAGCGGCGTGCCCGCTGCCACCGTGGGAGCGGCGCTGCTCGGTGCCGACTACGAGATGGCCGGCAAGACCTCCGACACCGGTTTCGCCGGGCTGTTCGCGCGGGTCGCCGTCGAGTACGAGCGCCGCCACGGACCGGTCGGGGACATTCTCGGAGCGATCGCCGCGAAGAGCCACCGGCTGGGGGCGCGCAGCCCGTTCAGTCACCTGCGCAAGGAGCTGAGCGAGGAGTTCTGCTCCACCGTCTCCGAGCAGAACCCGATGGTCGCCGCGCCTCTGCGCCGTACCGACTGCTCCCCTGTTTCCGACGGTGCCGCGGCACTGGTCCTCGGCTGGGAGCCGACCTCGGCGCACCACCCGGCCGTGCGGGTCGCCGGCTGGGCGCACGCGAGCGACCATCTGCCCGCCGCGCGGCGGGACGCACTGGCCTTCGCGGCCACCGAACTCGCCTGGAACCGCGCCCTGACGGGATCGGGCGTGCGGGTTTCGGACCTGGACCTGATCGAGCTGCATGACTGCTTCACCATCGCCGAGCTCAACCTGTACGAGGTGATCGGGCTCGCGCCACGTGGTGAGGGACGGCGGGTCCTGGAGGACGGCACGGTCCTGCCCGGTGGGAGGCTGCCCGTGAACCCGTCCGGCGGGCTGAAATCGAAGGGGCATCCCGTCGGTGCCACCGGTGTCTCCCAGCATGTGCTCGTCTCCATGCAGCTGACGGGGACCTTCCCCGGCGCGCAGATCTCGGACGCGCGCCTCGGCGCGGTGCACAACATGGGCGGCCTCGCCGTCGCGAACCACGTCAGCGTGCTGGCGGCAACCGAGTAA
- a CDS encoding DUF309 domain-containing protein encodes MTENRRDRDVEGRARNARPRDGLGRPLPYGAPGVERQPEGVVRAPSETLREAQRLLDAGMPFHAHEVFEDAWKSGPGEEEALWRGMAQLAVGLTHAARGNPTGGARLLLRGAERISGYGAPYGIDVPGLTAWARELAERVADGPVDPAAEAPRLTRRVR; translated from the coding sequence ATGACGGAGAACCGGCGGGACCGAGACGTCGAGGGGCGGGCGCGGAACGCACGGCCGCGGGACGGGCTGGGGCGGCCGTTGCCCTACGGGGCGCCGGGGGTCGAGCGGCAGCCCGAAGGGGTGGTGCGGGCGCCCAGTGAGACGTTGCGGGAGGCGCAGCGGCTGCTCGACGCGGGGATGCCGTTCCACGCGCACGAGGTGTTCGAGGACGCGTGGAAGTCGGGGCCCGGCGAGGAGGAGGCGCTGTGGCGGGGGATGGCGCAGCTCGCGGTGGGGCTGACGCACGCCGCCCGGGGCAATCCGACGGGCGGGGCGCGGCTGCTGCTGCGGGGCGCCGAGCGGATCTCCGGGTACGGGGCGCCGTACGGGATCGACGTCCCCGGGCTGACCGCCTGGGCCCGTGAGCTGGCGGAGCGTGTCGCGGACGGGCCGGTGGACCCCGCCGCCGAAGCCCCGCGTCTGACGAGGCGAGTCCGGTGA
- a CDS encoding LutC/YkgG family protein, translating into MSTDPALTPQPGPRSGSGSRERILARVRAAVADAPDAPEVTRGYLDTHTPDAGMIDLLAENLADYRAVVHRTDSAGLTDLLMRLLAEHGSRTVLVPPGLPPSWLAAADPTRIHDREASTAGELDEVDSVVTGCAVAIAETGTIVLDGSPDQGRRRISLIPDHHICVVRAPEQVVASVPQAMPRLDPTRPLTWISGPSATSDIELDRVEGVHGPRTLEVVLVED; encoded by the coding sequence ATGAGCACCGACCCCGCGCTCACCCCTCAACCAGGTCCCCGATCGGGCTCGGGCTCGCGTGAGCGCATCCTCGCCAGGGTCCGCGCGGCCGTCGCCGACGCGCCGGACGCCCCGGAGGTCACCCGTGGCTATCTCGACACGCACACGCCCGACGCCGGGATGATCGACCTGCTGGCCGAGAACCTCGCCGACTACCGGGCCGTCGTCCACCGCACCGACTCCGCCGGGCTCACCGACCTGCTGATGCGCCTGCTCGCCGAGCACGGTTCCCGTACGGTGCTCGTACCGCCGGGCCTGCCCCCGTCGTGGCTCGCAGCCGCCGATCCGACCCGGATCCATGACCGGGAGGCGTCCACCGCCGGGGAGTTGGACGAGGTGGACAGCGTCGTCACCGGCTGCGCCGTGGCCATCGCGGAGACCGGCACGATCGTCCTGGACGGGAGCCCCGATCAGGGCCGGCGCCGTATCTCACTCATCCCGGACCACCACATCTGTGTCGTACGGGCGCCGGAACAGGTCGTCGCGTCCGTACCGCAGGCCATGCCCCGCCTCGACCCGACCCGTCCGCTGACCTGGATCTCGGGTCCTTCCGCCACGAGTGACATCGAGCTGGACCGCGTCGAGGGCGTCCACGGCCCGCGCACGCTGGAGGTGGTCCTGGTCGAGGACTGA